CACAATCTTACGTCTCGAAATGCGAATCGGGCGAGCGTCGGATCGATGTGATTGAGTTGACGAAATTTGCTGAGCTTTACCAGCAGTCTTTGGATTATTTTGCGTATGGGCACAACGATGCTGCGGATTCCCAAAAGCGGGATTGAATTCAACGAGGGGAGCAATGGATCAAGGATTGCTTTGCTCAT
This sequence is a window from Leptolyngbya sp. NIES-2104. Protein-coding genes within it:
- a CDS encoding helix-turn-helix domain-containing protein; protein product: MSGSVYSDQYQAFLQRLKAARRAAGLTQRDVATCLNVPQSYVSKCESGERRIDVIELTKFAELYQQSLDYFAYGHNDAADSQKRD